CAATTTGTGAAGGGCGAAAATTTTTCTTTTGGGGGCGAATTGCCTTTTAATGTGCAAACATAACGCAATAAGGTTTCCGTGACGTAGGAGGATCAGCCGTGTCCACTCCCGTGACCCAACAATCCACTCACCAGGCGCCGGGTGAAACCGCGCCCGCCCCCACGCCCGGCGAGTGGCGCCGCCAAGCCATCGGCCTCATAGCAGGCATCGTTCTGGCCGCGCTCGTGTACCTCATCTTCCCCGGCGGGGCAGCCGAGACCGTCGCGAACTCCTCGGGCGCGGACCCCGAGGCCGCCTATTCTTCCGGGGCGATGCGCGTCGTCGCTGCGGTGACCGTGCTCATGGCCGTGTGGTGGATGACGGAGGCGATCCCGCTGGCTGCCACCGCGCTCGTGCCCATCGCGATTTTCCCGCTCGCCGGGGTGGCTGAGTTTAAAGCGGTGGCCAGCCCCTACGCCTCCTCGACGATCTTCCTGTTCATGGGTGGCTTCCTCATGGCCCTAGGCTTGCAGCGCTGGAACCTCCACCGCCGCCTCGCCCTCGCGGTGGTCGCGGTCGTGGGCACCAGCCCCAAGCGAATTATCCTCGGGTTCATGCTGGCCACAGGGTTTATGTCCATGTGGGTCTCCAACACCGCCACCGCCGTGGTCATGCTGCCCATCGGTGTGTCGGTGCTCACCCTTACCGCCGACTCGGTCGGCGGGATGAAGAACCAGAAGAAGTTCGCCACGGCGCTGATGCTCGCGATCGCCTACTCCGCCTCGATCGGATCACTGGGCACGCTCATCGGCACCCCGCCAAACGCGCTGCTCGCTGGCTACATGCAAGAGGCGCACGGCATCACCATCGGCTTCGGCCAGTGGATGCTCGTGGGGCTGCCCGTCGCGGTGGTGTTCCTGCTCATCGCCTGGTTCGTCCTTATTACTGTCTTCGCTCCGGAGGTGGACGAGATCCCCGGCGGGCGCGAGCTCATCAGCGACGAGATCCGCCAGCTCGGCCCCTGGACCTTCCCGCAGGTTGCGGTCGGCGTGATTTTTGTCGCCGCGGCGTTGAGCTGGATTATCATCCCCTTGGGCCTCGACTACCTGGGGTGGGACTTCCCCTACGACGACGCCGTCGTGGGCATCATCGCCGGCCTGCTCATGTTCATCGTTCCGGCGAAGAAGGACGGCACCCGCATCCTCGACTGGGAAACGGCCAACAAGCTGCCCTGGGACGTGCTTCTCCTCTTCGGCGGCGGCCTCTCGTTGTCCTCCATGTTCACCTCGACGGGGCTGTCGCTGTGGATCGGCGAGGCGACCAAGGGGCTGGGTACGCTTCCGATCTTCCTGCTTGTCGCCGCTGTCGCAGCGATCGTTCTGTTCCTCACCGAGTTGACCTCCAACACGGCGACCGCCGCGACCTTCCTGCCCATCATGGGCGGTGTCGCCGTGGGAATTGGCCTGACGGAGGCGACGGACATGAACGTGTTGCTGCTCACGATTCCGGTTGCTCTCGCCGCCACCTGCGCGTTCATGCTGCCGGTGGCCACCCCGCCGAACGCCATCGCCTACTCCTCGGGCTACGTCACAATGGGCGAGATGCTCAAGGGCGGCATCTGGCTCAACCTCGTCGGCCTGGTGCTGATCACCCTGGCCACTTACTTCATCGCGGTCCCGGTGTTCGGGTTGGTGCTGTAGCTCGGATGGTCGAGGATGATGGGACGGAACCGGCGAGCGCAGGCGCCCCCTCTCCGAAGACACGGCGTGACGGGGGTGCGCCCTCCGCGCGCTACCCTGTCCCTATGACCTCCCCGACGAACTCCAACGACGACGAAACCCGCCAGTTCCGGCGGGAGCCGCAGGCGTCGCACCAGCCGCCGCAGTCGGAGCGGCCCAGGCAGTACTTCCCGGACCCGAGCGAACAGGAATACGCGTACGCGGGCGAGGCCTCGTACGGGCCCCCGCCCCAGGCTGGTTCGAGCGCTGCTCCCGCGTCCGGGTCCGGCTCGAATGTGGCGGCGATCGCCCTCGGCGTCGTCGCGGTGCTGGCCACCCTCGCGGCGCTGGTGTTCATGTTCCTGTGGCGCGGCGCCGCCGAGGAGGCGAACCAGCCGCCCGTGACGGTGACGCAGACCCAGACGGAGACCACTACCGCGACCACGACGCGAGGGTTTTCTCTTCTGCCGGATCGTTCCACGAACGCGCCGGAGGAGCCCGCACCGCCCGCTGAACCAGGGGAGCCGGCGGAACCCGTCGAGCCCGACGGCCAGGGCGGCGGCAGCATTATCGACGACCTCCTGAACGAGGCCGACCGAGTACTCAGGGGGCAGTAGATGCCAGACAGCATGGATGTGGCCACGAAGGTCGTCGCAAAGCTGGCGGAGCACGTCACCGACGTCGTTTTGTGCCCGGGTTCGCGCAACTCGCCGCTGGCGTACGCGCTGCTCGCGCGCCGGGACCTTAAGGTGCACGTGCGCATCGACGAGCGCTCCGCCGCCTTCACCGCGCTCGGCATCGCGCGGGTGCAGCGCCGCCACGTGGCCGTGGTGATGACCTCCGGCACCGCCGTGGCCAACACCCTGCCCGCGGTGGTGGAGGCGCACATGTCTCACACCCCGCTCGCCATTGTCAGCGCGGACCGTCCCGAGCGGCTCGTGGGCACCGGCGCGAGCCAGACCATCTGGCAGCAGGGCATCTTCGGCCGCTACGCGCGCACCCAGCAGGTCACCACGCTTGACGACGCCACCCGGCTCGACTTCACGGAAGACCAGGTGCACGTCAACGTCGCGTTGGACACCCCGCTCGTGCCCGACGCCCTGCCGGAGCGCGCGGGCGAGCCGCGCCGCGTCGGGCCGGGGCGCCTGGCCACCCCGCCAGCCTGGGTGGACCACGGGGAGGTGGACATCGACCTGGACAAAGACACCCTCGTCATCGCCGGCGACGAGGCGTGGGAGGTGCCGGGCCTGGAGCACGTGCCCACCATCGCCGAGCCGACCGCGCCCACGCCCTTCCACCAGGTGCACCCGCTGGCGGCGCGCTTCTTCGCGCAAAACGAGGTGGCCATCAGCCACGAGGGCGGGGACTTCGCCGCGGCCACCAAACCGGACCAAGTCGTGGTGGTGGGGCACCCGACGCTGCACCGCGACGTCATGGCGCTTTTGAGCCAGCCGGACATCGAGGTCATCGGGCTGAGCCGCACCGACACCTTCACCGGCAACCCCACCCGCCGCGGCAGTCGCGCCAACGTCACCGGCCAGCCCAGCGACACGTGGCTGAAGATCTGCGACGCGGCCGGCGAGGTCGGCGCCCAGACGGTGCGCGACGCGCTGGCGGACGAGGAGTACGGCTTCACCGGCCTGCACGTCGCCGCGGCGGTGGCCGACACCCTGGCGGTCGGAAACTCCCTCGTGCTCGGGTCGTCGAACCCGGTGCGCGACGCGAGCTACGTCGGCTTGCCTTTCGGCGGGGTGGATACCTACAGCGCCCGCGGCGCCGCCGGCATCGACGGCACCCTCTCCCAGGCGGTCGGCGTCGCGCTGGCCACCCAGGCGCTGCACCCGGAGGAGGTCCGCGCCCCGCGCATGGTGGCGCTCGTGGGCGACTTGACCTTCCTCCACGACATCAACGGCCTGCTCATCGGCCCCGACGAGCCGCGGCCGGGCAACCTCACCATCGTGGTGGCCAACGACGACGGCGGCGGCATCTTCGAAACGCTCGAGGCCGGCGCCGACAGCGTGCGGCGGGACTTCGAGCGGGCGTTCGGGACGGCGCACGGGGTGGGCGTCGACAAGCTTGCTGCCGCCTATGGCGCGGCCTACCGGCGGGCGGAGACGATCCCCGAGCTCATCGAGGCGCTCACCGACGACGCCGCCGAGCCGCTGACCGTGATCGAGGCCCCCACGACCCGGTCGACCCGCCGGGCGCTGGCCGAAAGGCTGCGCCGGTGAACGTGCGCCGCCGCCTGCTGCAGCTCATCCTGGCCCTCTACGCGTGCGCCCTGCTGGGCTCGGCGGCCATGGTGATTGGCCCGGCGCTCAACGACGCCCTCATCGCGCGCGACCCCGGCCGGGGCCTGGCCACGGTGACGGGCGTGAGCTGGCTGCGCACCTCCGCCGAGTACCAGGACGAGCAGGGCCGCTACCACTCCCCACGCTACGGCCTGCTGTACCCGTCGGGGCTGGGGGAGGGCCAGAGCGTGTGGGTGACCTACGCAAAATCCTGGCCCGACCTGGTGAAAGTGGAGGGGCGCGCGTGGACGCTCTCGGTCATTCCGGCGCTATCGGTCGCCGCCGTGTCGACGCTGATTTTCGGCGCGGCCTGGTGGGCGGTGGGGACGCGGCGCCGCGCATAATTCACCCAGATTTCTCCCACAGTGCACGCCCTTTTAGTACACGTGTGAAAGGTTGCAGGACATGCGAGTTGCTATCGTTGCGGAGTCCTTCCTGCCCAACGTCAACGGGGTAACCAACTCGGTGCTGCGCGTGCTGGAGTACCTGCGCGCAGAAGGCCACGAGGCCATCGTGATCGCCCCCGGCGCGCGGGACTTCCAGGACGAGGTCCCGGACTACCTCGGCTTCGAGGTCGTCCGCGTGCCCACGGTGATGATCCCGCTCGTTGACTCGCTGCCGATCGGGGTGCCCACCACCGTGATCAACAACGCGCTGCACCGCTTCGCGCCGGACGTGGTGCACCTGGCCAGCCCGTTCGTGCTCGGCGGGGCGGGATCGCTCGCCGCCGCCCAGATGAGCATCCCCGCCGTGGCGCTCTACCAGACGGATGTCGCGGGCTTTGCCACCCAGTACCAGCTCTCGCTGCTGTCGAACATGGCGTGGGAATGGACCCGCAGCATCCACAACCGCTGCGAGCTGACCCTGGCGCCGAGCTCCGAGGCGATCCGCGAGCTGGAAAAGCACGGCATCAAAAACGTCCACCACTGGGGTCGGGGCGTGGACACCGAGTTGTTCAACCCCGGCAGGCGCTCGGACGAGTTGCGCCGCGCGTGGGACCCGACGGGGACGAAGCACATCGTCGGCTTCGTCGGCCGCCTCGCCGCCGAAAAGGGGGTGCACCGCCTGAAACCCCTGGCGGGGGACCCGGACATCCAGCTCGTCGTCGTCGGCGACGGCCCCGAGCGGGCCCGCCTCGAGCGCACCCTGC
This is a stretch of genomic DNA from Corynebacterium auris. It encodes these proteins:
- a CDS encoding SLC13 family permease, whose translation is MSTPVTQQSTHQAPGETAPAPTPGEWRRQAIGLIAGIVLAALVYLIFPGGAAETVANSSGADPEAAYSSGAMRVVAAVTVLMAVWWMTEAIPLAATALVPIAIFPLAGVAEFKAVASPYASSTIFLFMGGFLMALGLQRWNLHRRLALAVVAVVGTSPKRIILGFMLATGFMSMWVSNTATAVVMLPIGVSVLTLTADSVGGMKNQKKFATALMLAIAYSASIGSLGTLIGTPPNALLAGYMQEAHGITIGFGQWMLVGLPVAVVFLLIAWFVLITVFAPEVDEIPGGRELISDEIRQLGPWTFPQVAVGVIFVAAALSWIIIPLGLDYLGWDFPYDDAVVGIIAGLLMFIVPAKKDGTRILDWETANKLPWDVLLLFGGGLSLSSMFTSTGLSLWIGEATKGLGTLPIFLLVAAVAAIVLFLTELTSNTATAATFLPIMGGVAVGIGLTEATDMNVLLLTIPVALAATCAFMLPVATPPNAIAYSSGYVTMGEMLKGGIWLNLVGLVLITLATYFIAVPVFGLVL
- the menD gene encoding 2-succinyl-5-enolpyruvyl-6-hydroxy-3-cyclohexene-1-carboxylic-acid synthase translates to MPDSMDVATKVVAKLAEHVTDVVLCPGSRNSPLAYALLARRDLKVHVRIDERSAAFTALGIARVQRRHVAVVMTSGTAVANTLPAVVEAHMSHTPLAIVSADRPERLVGTGASQTIWQQGIFGRYARTQQVTTLDDATRLDFTEDQVHVNVALDTPLVPDALPERAGEPRRVGPGRLATPPAWVDHGEVDIDLDKDTLVIAGDEAWEVPGLEHVPTIAEPTAPTPFHQVHPLAARFFAQNEVAISHEGGDFAAATKPDQVVVVGHPTLHRDVMALLSQPDIEVIGLSRTDTFTGNPTRRGSRANVTGQPSDTWLKICDAAGEVGAQTVRDALADEEYGFTGLHVAAAVADTLAVGNSLVLGSSNPVRDASYVGLPFGGVDTYSARGAAGIDGTLSQAVGVALATQALHPEEVRAPRMVALVGDLTFLHDINGLLIGPDEPRPGNLTIVVANDDGGGIFETLEAGADSVRRDFERAFGTAHGVGVDKLAAAYGAAYRRAETIPELIEALTDDAAEPLTVIEAPTTRSTRRALAERLRR
- a CDS encoding DUF3592 domain-containing protein produces the protein MRRRLLQLILALYACALLGSAAMVIGPALNDALIARDPGRGLATVTGVSWLRTSAEYQDEQGRYHSPRYGLLYPSGLGEGQSVWVTYAKSWPDLVKVEGRAWTLSVIPALSVAAVSTLIFGAAWWAVGTRRRA
- a CDS encoding glycosyltransferase family 4 protein, which translates into the protein MRVAIVAESFLPNVNGVTNSVLRVLEYLRAEGHEAIVIAPGARDFQDEVPDYLGFEVVRVPTVMIPLVDSLPIGVPTTVINNALHRFAPDVVHLASPFVLGGAGSLAAAQMSIPAVALYQTDVAGFATQYQLSLLSNMAWEWTRSIHNRCELTLAPSSEAIRELEKHGIKNVHHWGRGVDTELFNPGRRSDELRRAWDPTGTKHIVGFVGRLAAEKGVHRLKPLAGDPDIQLVVVGDGPERARLERTLPGAVFTGALSGTELARAYASLDLFVHTGEFETFCQAIQEAQASGVPTIGPRAGGPIDLIKEGYNGLLLDVDTFTDDLPDAATFLLDDARHAELRANARASVADKTWHALCEQLLGYYDTAIRGYNRPTITVFGRRFAAPFRRRSPRTSRRS